A stretch of the Filimonas lacunae genome encodes the following:
- a CDS encoding alpha/beta hydrolase: MKKLISFCLVAVLAVKGYAQEFIPLWPAGKMPNSKHMKLTDSIANERVFRVGVPGMYAFFSSESENKRAAVVICPGGGYERLAYIISGTQLAKWFNTLGVSAFVLNYRLPNSADLVERDKGPLQDAERAIKLIRANAARWKIDTARVGVQGSSAGGHLAAMLSTSVEDVAAIGDSLDQVPFHPNFSILVSPVIDMGTYANVGSRNNLLGLKPTAAQIEKYSMQLQVTENTSPAFIVHAFNDKAVSVRNSLLYYGALVENNVSSSIHVFPAGGHSIALRNNPGSTELWTELCEKWLEEIKIIERK, encoded by the coding sequence ATGAAAAAACTGATTTCTTTTTGTCTTGTAGCAGTGCTTGCCGTCAAAGGGTATGCGCAGGAATTTATCCCTTTGTGGCCTGCCGGTAAAATGCCCAACTCCAAACATATGAAGCTAACGGATAGCATTGCCAATGAGCGTGTGTTCCGGGTGGGGGTGCCAGGCATGTATGCTTTTTTTTCTTCCGAATCGGAGAATAAAAGGGCTGCTGTGGTCATATGTCCCGGTGGTGGTTATGAGCGATTGGCTTATATCATCAGCGGCACCCAGCTGGCCAAATGGTTTAATACTCTGGGTGTAAGCGCATTTGTTTTAAACTATCGGTTGCCTAATTCTGCCGACCTGGTGGAGCGTGATAAAGGCCCTTTACAGGATGCAGAGCGTGCTATTAAACTGATACGCGCTAATGCCGCACGCTGGAAAATAGATACTGCCAGGGTTGGTGTGCAAGGTTCTTCTGCCGGGGGGCACCTGGCTGCTATGCTTAGCACTAGTGTCGAAGATGTAGCTGCTATTGGCGATTCGCTGGATCAGGTGCCTTTTCATCCCAACTTTAGCATACTGGTATCGCCTGTGATAGATATGGGAACTTATGCAAATGTGGGCAGCAGAAACAATTTGCTGGGGCTTAAACCTACTGCAGCACAGATAGAAAAGTATTCCATGCAACTACAGGTAACTGAAAACACGTCGCCTGCCTTTATAGTACATGCCTTTAACGATAAAGCGGTAAGCGTGCGCAATAGCCTGCTGTATTACGGTGCATTGGTAGAAAATAATGTATCTTCTTCCATACATGTATTTCCTGCCGGAGGGCATTCTATTGCTTTGCGCAATAACCCCGGTTCTACAGAGTTGTGGACAGAGCTATGTGAAAAATGGCTGGAGGAGATCAAAATAATTGAGCGGAAGTAA
- a CDS encoding pectinesterase family protein, whose protein sequence is MRFLQNSLTIFLLAATSVAAFAQSTAGITSQPDTSYTNYSAYLHSKKDNPNITLVTSFTDASVVEKKEVIYSTTGKRKLKLDVFYPAAKVASARTAVVIIHGGGWRSGNRTQHYPLAQKLASLGYVCFTPEYRLSTEALYPAGVYDVKAAIRWVRLHAKEYQVDTSRVVAMGFSAGGELAAFMGTTGNLATFEGAGGNTGVSSRVNAVVDLDGTLSFVHPETGEGDDSKRTSAGTYWFGYSKKDNPQLWADASPLTHVSKETPPTLFINSSVDRMHAGREDYIKALNNYRVYSEVRTFDDAPHSFPLFNPWFGPMVNYIDGFLKKAFTVKFTPQPLTRITVAQDGSGHFRTIQEAINAVRAYSPLHIVISVKKGVYHEKIEIPSWVTNVDIIGAGKDSTIITNADYSGKFLHADTTVNKEKFSTFTSYTVRVMGNDINIAGLTIENASGRVGQAVALHVEGSRFTMIDCKLLGNQDTLFTANDGSQQCFISCWIEGTTDFIFGNATVVFVDCTIKSLTNSYVTAASTTERQQYGYVFVNCKLIADATADKVYLGRPWRANAKVVFANCELGKHIRAEGWHNWDNPANEQTAYYAEFSNKGEGAATGGRVAWSKQLTTEEGSRYIDYQKNIFKDWVPARSFYNK, encoded by the coding sequence ATGCGTTTTTTACAAAACAGTTTAACGATTTTCTTGCTGGCAGCAACTTCGGTTGCTGCTTTTGCTCAATCTACTGCGGGCATCACCTCACAGCCCGATACCTCTTATACCAACTACAGCGCTTACCTGCATTCTAAAAAAGATAACCCCAATATTACATTGGTGACATCTTTTACAGATGCTTCGGTAGTGGAGAAGAAAGAGGTGATATACAGCACTACGGGAAAGCGTAAGCTAAAACTGGACGTTTTTTATCCAGCTGCAAAGGTTGCCAGTGCACGCACTGCTGTTGTTATCATACATGGTGGTGGGTGGCGTAGCGGCAACCGCACACAACATTATCCGCTGGCGCAAAAGCTGGCCAGTCTGGGCTATGTATGTTTTACGCCCGAATATCGGTTGTCAACCGAAGCATTATATCCGGCAGGTGTGTATGATGTAAAAGCAGCCATACGTTGGGTAAGGTTACATGCAAAGGAATACCAGGTAGATACTTCACGCGTTGTGGCTATGGGCTTTTCGGCCGGTGGCGAGCTGGCTGCTTTTATGGGCACTACCGGCAACCTGGCGACTTTTGAAGGTGCAGGTGGAAACACGGGTGTTTCTTCCCGCGTAAATGCAGTAGTGGATTTAGATGGCACCCTGTCGTTTGTGCATCCCGAAACAGGGGAGGGGGATGATAGTAAAAGAACATCCGCCGGTACCTACTGGTTTGGATATAGTAAAAAAGACAATCCTCAATTATGGGCAGATGCTTCACCGCTTACCCATGTAAGCAAGGAAACCCCGCCCACTTTGTTTATCAACAGTTCGGTAGACAGGATGCATGCCGGCCGCGAAGATTATATAAAAGCATTAAATAATTATCGTGTTTATAGTGAGGTGCGTACGTTTGATGATGCGCCACATAGCTTTCCCTTGTTTAACCCCTGGTTTGGGCCAATGGTCAATTACATTGATGGTTTTTTGAAAAAGGCTTTTACAGTTAAGTTCACGCCCCAACCCCTTACGCGTATTACTGTAGCACAGGATGGCTCCGGCCATTTTCGTACTATACAGGAAGCTATTAATGCAGTGCGTGCTTATTCACCCCTGCATATTGTTATCTCTGTAAAAAAAGGCGTGTATCATGAAAAGATAGAGATTCCATCCTGGGTAACCAATGTAGATATTATTGGTGCAGGTAAAGACAGCACCATTATCACCAATGCAGATTACTCCGGTAAGTTTCTTCATGCCGATACCACGGTAAACAAGGAGAAGTTCAGCACATTCACTTCCTATACCGTGCGTGTCATGGGCAATGATATTAATATTGCCGGTTTAACAATTGAAAATGCATCTGGCAGGGTAGGACAAGCAGTAGCCTTACATGTAGAAGGCAGCCGTTTTACCATGATCGATTGTAAGCTGCTGGGTAACCAGGATACGTTATTCACCGCCAATGATGGTAGCCAGCAATGCTTTATCAGTTGCTGGATAGAAGGTACTACTGATTTCATTTTTGGCAATGCTACCGTGGTGTTTGTGGATTGTACCATCAAAAGCCTTACTAATTCTTATGTTACGGCAGCTTCTACTACTGAGCGTCAGCAATATGGCTATGTGTTTGTAAACTGTAAACTCATTGCCGATGCAACAGCCGATAAAGTATACCTGGGGCGTCCCTGGCGGGCTAATGCCAAAGTGGTGTTTGCCAACTGCGAACTGGGTAAACACATTCGTGCAGAAGGCTGGCATAACTGGGATAACCCTGCCAATGAACAAACTGCTTATTATGCCGAGTTCAGTAACAAAGGCGAGGGTGCAGCAACCGGCGGACGTGTAGCCTGGAGCAAACAGCTTACGACAGAAGAGGGGAGCCGCTATATAGACTACCAGAAAAATATTTTTAAAGATTGGGTACCTGCGCGTTCTTTTTATAACAAATAG